One Candidatus Zixiibacteriota bacterium genomic window, CCGAGCTGGCGCAGCGCGGCGGTAGTGACACCCAGGCCGTCGGCGCCCTCTGGCGTTCTTTCGCGTCCGATCCCTTACGCTTCACCATTAACGGCGTCGGCCGGATGCTTTACGCCTGGAGCTATTTCCCCGGCTCACGAAATTACTTTGATCGCCCGGCACTGCGTGTCCTTTCTCACTCGATCCAGGGTCTGATGCTCCTGGGCATTGTTGTCGGTCTGCTGTTGGTGGATCGCCGCGCCCGGGTCCTCCTGCTCTATCCGGCGCTCTGCTTTTCTTCGGTACTGATTCTCACCGAGGCCATCTCGCGTTCGCTGCTGCCGATTATGCCGCCTCTCCTGCTGGCACTTGCATTTGCGTTGCGCTCTTGTTGGAGACGCCTGACCGATCATCCCGTCCAACCCGACGGCCAATTTACTTGACAATATCGACTCCTGCCCCTACCATGCTTGCCAATCACTATGGCGCTGACTTCTGACCTGCGTTACGATTTCTGGGATATCCTCAAAGCGCCGCGGCTGGCGATCTCGGGCAAAAACCTTATCGCTCAGGCGCGGCCGCTCTGGTATGGCTATTTGGCCTACCTCGTCCTGACCTACCTGGCGCTGATGTTCCAAGGTCAGTCCTTTGCGGAAATCTGGTCGCGCTTAACTCTTTTCCCCATTCTCGGCTGCGAATATTCACACTGGTACAGCTTTGCCCTCTGGATTGCCGGCATTCTCATTGTGATCGGCTTCTATGATTACGGTAACCTGAAGGTGGCCAAACTTGCCTTTGAGGAGGTCCGCGGCAACTACTTCTATCCTCATGCCGCCGCCGCGACCGATGCCCGCGCAAATCTGTTGCCGCTGTGGGTTGCCGGCGGACTGGTGCTGTTACTCATCGCGGTTCTGGCCGCGATTCAGAGTGTGCTCAGTCTGATCGCGCTGATTCCCGGCGTCGGTGAAGTTCTGTACGCGCTGCTCTACGCGGTGCCGTTTTTTCTCTGGTCGCTTTTTCTCGTCTTCCTCGCCTTCGGCCTGACCACCGGCATTCTCACCCTGCCGGCAATCATTGTTGCCCGCGAGAAAGAGACCTTCGGCGCCACCTTCTACATCTATAACATCATCTGGTCCCAGCCGCTGCGCTGGCTCGGCACAACCGTCGTCGGCATCGCCCTGGCTAAAATTGGAATCTGGGTGCTCGGCTATTTCTTCATGCGCGCCCTCCAGCTCACCAATTTCCTTTCGACCCTCTTCGCCGGCGAGAAGGCCGGCAACATCCTGATGTCCGCCTACAACCTGCTTGAACCGGCGCGGCCGTTGCTGAACTTCTTCACGACCCTTTATCCCGGCTCGTCGATCGGTTACGACTGGATCAGTTTCGGCGGGCAATATCAACCGGTCGGTGCCGAGTACATCGCGGCCATCATCATCGCGCTGGCACTGCTCGCGCTCTGGATTGTGATCATTTCTTACGGAATCAACATTATTACCTGTTCGCAACTGCTCGGCTTCCTGCTCGTGCACTACAAGGAGGACAAGGTCAAGCTGACCGAGGACATCGCCAATCGCACGCCGGAACCGAATGAGATCATCCCGGACAAGCCGCTAACGGACGACCGGCTACCCTCATAACCGCCGCCGACGCCGCGTACTCACTACGACTATGGAACACGTTAAGTACATCCGCAACTTCTCGATTATCGCGCATATCGACCACGGCAAGTCGACCCTCGCCGATCGCCTTCTCGAAATGACGCGTACCATCAACATCACGCATAAGCAGATGCTCGACAGCATGGATCTCGAGCAGGAACGCGGCATCACCATCAAGGCGCATGCCATCCGCATGCAATACAAGGCCAACAACGGCCATACCTATATTCTCAACCTGATCGACACCCCCGGCCACGTCGACTTCTCCTACGAGGTCTCCCGCTCGATCGCAGCCTGTGAAGGCGCCCTGCTCGTCGTCGACGCGTCGCAAGGGATCGAAGCCCAGACTCTGTCCAATCTCTACAAGGCGCTCGACCAGAACCTCGAGATCATTCCGGTCATCAACAAGATCGACTTGCCGCATGCCGAACCGGAACGCGTCGCCGACTCGATCGAAAACCTGATCGGCTGCCTGCGCGCGGAAATCCTGATGGCCTCCGCCAAGCAGGGCATCGGCATTCACGAAATTCTCGAGGCCATCGTCAATCGCATTCCACCGCCGACCACACATGTCAAAGCTCCCCTGCGCGCAATGATCTTCGACTCCAAGTTCGACAGCTATCGCGGCGCCGTGCCGTATATCCGCGTCGTCGACGGCTCCGTCAAGAAGGGCGATCACGTACGCTTCTTCTCGACCGGTATCGAATACGAAGTCGACGAAGTCGGTCACCTGATTATCGATCGGGTGCCGGCGAAAAAGCTCGCCGCCGGCGAAGTCGGCTACCTGGTCTGCAACATCCGCAACGTCTCCGATGCCAAGGTCGGCGACACGATTACGCACGCCGAACACGGCGCCGATACGCCGCTGCCCGGTTTCAAAGAAATCAAGTCGATGGTCTATTCCGGCATCTATCCGGCGACCACCGAACGCTACGACCAGTTGCGCGAAGCCCTCGAGAAGCTCAAGCTCAACGACGCCTCCCTGACCTACGAGCCGGAATCGTCGCTCGCCCTCGGCTTCGGTTTCCGCTGCGGCTTCCTCGGGCTGCTCCATCTGGAAATCGTCCACGAGCGCCTCGAGCGCGAATTCGGCGTCACAATCGTCAATACCGTCCCCAACGTCGAATATCACGTGCACACGATCAAGGGCGATGTCGTCAAGGTGGACAATCCCTCCAAAATGCCGCCGCCGCTGACCGTCGATCATATCGAAGAACCATTCGTCACCGCGCAGATCATTACTCCGACCGAGTACATTGGCCCGATCATGAAGATGATCGCCGAGCGCCGCGGCGAATTCAAGGCAACCCACTATCCTGATCCCAGCCGCGCCACGCTCGAGTTCAACCTGCCTCTGTCAGAGATCATTTTCGATTTCCACGACAAGTTGAAATCGATTTCGCGCGGCTACGCCTCGCTCGACTACGACTTCCTCGAGATGCGCGCAAGCAAGCTGGTCAAGCTCGATATCCTGCTCAACTCAGAGCCGGTCGACGCCCTCTCCTGCCTGATCCACCACGACCGCGCCCAAGTGTGGGGCCGCAAACTCTGCAAGAAACTGCAGGAACTGATTCCGCGGCAAATGTTCGAGGTTGTCATCCAGGCGGCCATCGGCTCGCGCATCATCGCCCGCGAATCGGTGCGGCCGATGCGCAAAAACGTCACCGCCAAGTGCTATGGCGGCGATATCTCGCGCAAACGCAAACTGCTGGAAAAACAGAAAGAGGGGAAGAAGAAGATGAAGCAGATCGGCTCTGTCGAACTCCCGCAGGAAGCCTTCCTCGCCGTCCTCCAAATCGACCGCGACGGGGAATGACTCCCGGTTGAGTGGAAATGCAGCTCAATCGATACTTGCGATCCCGATGATATTTGGCTCGGCGTAAAGACAGACTCCAGTCTCGAACAATCGATTGGACACGTCAAAAATGTCCTCCACCCCTTTCTCCTCCTGTACAAGTAGATAGGAATCATTGAGCCAATCCGGCGTCAGGAGAATGCGCAGGCCACACGCGGCAAACAACGAATCTCGCTCGCGCAGGCTGAGTTCCTGTTTGAAATTGACCAATGTCTGGTTGACGACGGTCGACGGGAAACAGTCAAACATGACGCACTCGCCGTCCCTGAAGACCGGATATGCAAACCGCACTCGCTCGTCGGCACGCAAAGCCGCCAGCAACCATCCAATGTCTGTCCCCGGTACCGTTCGGAAGAAGTTAAACCCCCAACCAAGTTCCTTGTGTCGGACATTATCCTGCAACATCTCGTTCTCGGCGGCGTATTGCTCCATTTCCACCGAATCAAGTTCGGCCTCAAAGCGGATCAACACTACCGAGTCAACCGGAGTCAAGAAGATCGAGTCAACCCCGTTCAAGTCGTAGATGAACCACTTTTTGGTGATCGGGACGATTTCTTTCTTGGGCTCGGTGACCTTTTCTGTACATCCGCTGCCCGCAAACACCAATCCGCCCAGAACCACCGCCAATACTACCTTTTTCACTGCCAACTCCTTTCCCCAAAATGCACCACCCCATATTATACGTGGACAGTCCACTCTCGTTTAGTGCCAAATCCCGCAGATCAAACTCTTGATGTTGCTGTGCTTCGCACTTCGCCGCTCCCGCTGCAGCGCGAAATCCGTCTTTCTCCGTGCAACTCACGACTCTTCCTCACCCAGTGCCCATTGCGATCAATAGATATGGTTAACATCGATCCACATTTTACTTGACAATTAAGTTAGTGATCCTAAACTTACAGCCTCAACCCACGCAAGGAGTGAATCATGAAACCCTCAACCGCCAAATTCCTGATCCTGTTTTCGCTTTCCGGCGCGACCCTCTTGCTGATCACTTGCGCCCAAAGCGGGAGCAAACCGCTAACCGAGGCTGAACTCGTCCAACGCGGCGCCTATCTCGTCTCGTCCGGCCTCTGCAATGATTGCCACTCGCCCAAGAAATTCACCGCCGCCGGGCCGGTCCCGGACGAGTCGATTCTCCTCTCCGGCCACCCGGCCTCGCTGCCGGCGCTGGAGTTCCCCGCCGACAAACTCGATCCCAACGGCTGGGCGGTCACGGCCAATGCCCACTTTACCGCCTGGGCCGGCCCCTGGGGCGTCTCCTTCACGGCCAATCTGACGCCGGATGAAAAAACCGGTCTCGGTTCCTGGAAGGTCGAGGACTTCATCAAGGCGATGCGCAGCGGCAAACATATGGGCACCGGCCGCGACATCCTGCCGCCGATGCCGTGGCCGCTGATCGGCAAGATGTCCGATGACGATCTCAAGGCGATCTTCGCCTATCTTCAGTCATTGCCGGCCGTGCCGAATCTCGTTCCCGGCCCGATTCCGCCGCCGGCACCGCCCGCACAGAATTAGTGTGCCGTCGCCGCTCACTTGCCCTTTCCTGAGTCCCCGCTCCCCGGCCCGAGCGGGGATTTCTTTGGTCCGGACGTGTTGATTCTGGTCTTTGTAGCTCTATATTTTTCTTGACACCTCCGGCACACGCACTAAACTACCGGCGGAAACTAACGCAAGGAGTGTCTCATGCAGCCAACCACTGCCAAGATCGTACTTTTCCTGTCGCTGATCGGTGCTGCGTTGCTCTTGATTACCTGTGCCCAAAGCGGCAGTGGCGACCAACCCTTGACCCAGGAACAACTCGTCAAACGCGGCGAGTACCTCGTCACAATTGGCGGATGCAACGATTGCCATTCGCCGAAGAAGTTCGGACCGAAGGGCCCCGAGCCTGATCCGTCGATCCTGCTCTCGGGTCATCCCGCTAACGCCGGTGTGCCGGAGCTGGTCCCCGGCATTCCCAATCCTGCCGGCTGGATGGCGGCGTGCAATGCGCACATGACCGCCTGGGTCGGCCCCTGGGGGATTTCCTTTGCTGCCAATCTCACGCCCGATTCCCAGACTGGGATCGGCGACTGGGAAGAGGCCGATTTCATCAAGGCGATGCGCACCGGCCAGCATCTCGGCATGGGTCGCGACATCCTGCCGCCGATGCCGTGGCAATCCATCGGCAAGTCCACCGACGCGGACCTCAAGGCGATCTTTGCCTACCTGAAGTCGCTCCCCGCAATCCCGAATCTGGTGCCGGGTCCGATTCCGCCGCCGCAGTCGGAAGCGCCCGCACACAACTAATCATCAGCTGCCGAAATGTGTCACAACCCGAACGGCAGGAGCCAACGCTCCTGCCGTCGTTGTTGAGTTACAGCTATTCCGTCACTGCGGCACAATCATTCCCCGGAACATGAAATACGCCGCTCCGATCAGACACAGCCCCGCCCACAGGAAGTCCAGCTTCAGGTCTTCCTTCATATAGACGACGCTGAAGAGCGCAAACACGCACATCGTGATAATCTCCTGCATCACCTTCAGTTGACTGAGATTGAAATGCTGATAGCCGATGCGGTTGGCCGGCACCTGCAGGCAATATTCAAAGAAGGCCACACCCCAGCTGATCAAAATCACAATGACCAGCGGCTTCGCCTTGAAATCGCGCAAATGCCCGTACCACGCATAGGTCATAAAGAAGTTTGATGCAATCAGCAGCAGCACCGTCGACAAACGTCCCATAAATGTCCTCTATCCCCAGGCTAAGATTTCTCGCTCCTGCCGGCCTGGTCGCGCCGCCGGCTTGGCTGCTAATCAGCGCGTTCGCCCCGGTCAAAACAATCCCAAAATTATGCCCCGGAGCAAGGGGCACGACTGTCAGTCGTTCCACTCCGAAACGCCGCTGAAACTGCATTTGGCTGCTCAAAAAACCGGGACGAAAAGCCGATATACTTGGTGTACATGGCAACAGAGATTACCACCATCGGCGCCGCGCGCGCTTTGCGTCGCAAGCGGCAGTCTCACATCAAAGAATATGTCGAAGCGATCCTGATCGCGGTGGTGATTGCCGTCATCCTGCGCATGTTCGTGGTGCAGGCCTACCGCGTCTCCTCCGGATCGATGGAATACACCTTGCTCGAAGGCGATTTCCTCTTCGTCAACAAGTTCGCCTACCGCTTCGCCGAACCACAGCTTAACGACATCATTATCTTCGAATTCCCGATGAATCCCACCAAGGATTACATCAAGCGTATCGTCGCCGGGCCGGGACAAGTGGTTGAAATCAAGGACAAGCAGCTTCTGGTCGACGGCCAGCCGGTGCCGCTCCTGGCCGGCATGCACCATAGCGATCCCGATACCCTGCCCGACCTCTATTCCTCGCGCGATCAATTCGGTCCGATGCAGGTACCGGCCGATCACTATTTCGTTCTCGGCGACAACCGTGACGACAGCCAGGACTCGCGCTTCTGGGGCTTCCTCGACAAGAGCCACATTAAGGGCAAAGCACTCTTCATCTATTTCAGTTGGGCGCCCGATCCCAACGCCCCCAATGTCGAACCGCCCTACATTTTTGATTTCTTCTCGGCGTTCTTCTACAACCTGGGGCATTTCTTCGAACGCGCCCGTTTCGATCGCATGTTCAGCATGCTCTAAACTCGCCGCCAGTCTTTTTCGCTCCCGCTCTTGCGCTTCCTGTCCGGAGTCCTTATAATCTTTAAAGCATGAGCGATCTTCCGCTATCACGCTTGATCACTTTGGGCCGGCAGGAACTCCGCCGTGGATAACGCCGGCTTCGAAATCCTCGCCATCGCCATCCTGATCCTGCTGAACGGCTTCTTCGCCGGCTCCGAAATCTCGATTCTTGCCGTCCGCAAGAGCCAGATTCGCAACCTGATTGCGCAAGGCGACAAGTCCGCCAAGAAGATTTCCGAACTGCTGGCCCAACCTGAGGATTTCATCGCCACCATTCAGGTCGGCGTCACCGTCGCCGGCACCCTCGGTTCCGTGCTCGGCGGCCGCTCGCTTGTACCGATTCTCCAGCCCTATTTTGAGTCCTTTAAGGTATCGCCCGAAGCCGCCGAAAATCTGGCGATCACCGCCGTCGTGATTATTCTCTCCGCCCTGTTCTTGATTCTGGGCGAACTTGTCCCCAAGTACCTCGCCGTCAGTTTCCCGGAGAAGCTCGCCCTCGGCGTCGCTCCGTCCGTCTCCGTCTTCTCGAAAATCGCCTATTTGCCCTCCAAGCTCCTTAGCTCGATCGCGCGCCTGATCCTCCGGCCGTTCGGGTTGGTCGATCGCAAAGTCGAATCGGCACATACCGATGAGGAGATCAACCTTATTCTGAGTGAAGGTCACGACCGCGGCGATTTCGATCAGGCCGAGCGCGATCTGATTCGCGGCGTCTTCGAGTTCGCCGATACCACCGTTCGCCAGGCCATGACGCCGCGCACCCGCATCGTCGGCCTCGACCTCACCAGCCGCCACGATGATATTCTGCGCAAAATCTCCGAGGAGGGCTATTCGCGTTATCCGGTCTACGAGGAGTCGCTCGATAACATCAAGGGCGTCGTCCACACCAAGGACGTCATCAATGTCCTCGTCCACGCCCAATTGGTGATCCTGCAGGATCTGATCCGCCCGGTCGCTTTCGTCCCCGATTCCAAGCTCATTTCCACTCAGCTGCACGAATTCCAGCGCACCCAGCAACACATGGCGATCGTCCTCGACGAATTTGGCGGTACTGCCGGCCTGATTACGCTGGAGGACATCGTCGAAGAAATCGTCGGCGAAATCCGTGACGAGCACGACACCGAACTGGAACCCTTTATCCTGATCAACGACCGCCTGTGCCAGGTGCAGGCGTCATATCCCCTGGAGGATTTCAACCGGATGTTCGAGGTCGAACTCGATGAAGAAGCAGCCAACACTGTCGGCGGCTTCGTCTTCGATCACCTCGGCAAGATCCCCCGCCAGGGCGAGCGCGTCGTGATCGATAACCTGCAGTTCGAAATCCTGCTGGTCAAAGGTCCGCGCATCGAACGCGTGCGCGTCAAGAAGCTCGAATAGCTCAACCGGAAACCCGCAAAATGCAACGCGGCGCGTAAATTCACCCGCCGCGTCTATTCTCCAACTTGAGCGTCGCTCGCCGCGCTACAGCTCCGATAGATCCAGCTCGGTGACCTGACCGAATTGTTTCAACTTGTCGCGCAACACATCCGCCTTGCCGACCACGACGATCAGCAGGTTGTTCGGATCGAGATATTTCTGCGCCGCCACACGAACCTGCTGCGGCGTGACGGCATTGAGATAGTCGATATACTTCGCCAGATAATCCTTCTCCAGTCCGTACAATTCGACAATCGACAATTGGTCGGCGACTTGTTCCGGCGTCTCGAACTGCCGCGGGAAGAACCCGGCGTAGAACGATTTCGCCTCGCTCAGCTCTTGCGCCGTGACGTCGGTGTCGCGCATGCGGTTCAAGTGGTCGATCGTCGCCGCGATCGCCGGCGCGCACGAATCAGTGCGCGTCGCCACGGTCACCGCAAATTCTCCCGGATACCGATTGAACGAGTACATCGACGAGATCCCGTACGTCAATCCGCGCTTATCGCGCACGTCAATCAGCAGCCGCGAGCGGAAGCCGCCGCCGCCGAGGATGTAGTTCATCAGCCGCACGGCATAAATGTCCGGATTCAACCGGTCGATGCCCAGGTGCCCCATCTTCACGTTGGCATTGGTCGCATCCGGCTTGTTGACGAGGATCACCTTGGTCCCGCGCACGGGATTGGCCGGCGAAAAGTTCGCCTTGGGCAACTCGCCCTTCGCCCAGCCCGCAAACTTGGCCTCGATCTTCGGCAAGACATCCGCCGCTGTCACGGCGCCGGCAATGTAGAGCACGGAGTTATTCGGCAGGAAGTAGGTCTTCCAGAAATTCACAATGTCGTCGCGCGTGATCTCCCCAACGGACTCGATCGTTCCCGATCCTGGCTGTCCGTACGGATGCTCACCGAACAGGTACTGACCGAACTGTACCTCCGCGACGGTCCCCGGATCGTCCTTCTGCGACATGAGCCCGGCGATCGTCTGCTTGCGCAGGCGCTCGACCTCGTCGGCCGGAAAGGTGGGATTCAGTACCACGTCCGCCAGCAAGTCCATTCCCACCTCGAGGTGCTTGGTCAGCACCTCGCAGGTGACGTTCATCGCGTCCTCGCGCGCATTGGCGCCCAGACTGCCGCCGACAAAGTCGATTTCCTGCGACACCTTCGTGGCGTCGCGCGTCATCGTGCCCTTACGTAATAGATCGGCGGTCAAGTTGGCCAGTCCGGCCTTGCCGCGCGGATCCATCGCGGTCCCGGACTTGATCAACAACCGCATCGACACCACCGGCTGTTCGTCATTCTGCACCACTACGACTTTCAAGCCGTTGTCGAGCACCTTCTCCGCCATCGGCGGCATCGCAATCGCGCCCATGACCTGCGTCGCCGCCAGCGCGAATACCATCAGACTCGTCACTATCATCAATCGTTTTCGCATGATTCTGCTTCCTCCCTAAAATCCCATCATTCCGCCGCCGCCCTGTTGTTCCTGAATCACGGTCACCACCGTGCGCTTGCGGTCGGTCAGATACTCCTTGGCGACGCGCATGATGTCCTCGGCCGTGACCGCATTGTATTTGTCCGCCTCGGTAAACATCTGCTTGTAGTCGCCCAACACCGTTTGATAGTAGCCGAGCTGGTTGGCCTTGGCATCGTTTGACTGGTTGCCCATGTAGAACTGCGCTTCGATCTGGTTCTTCGCTTTCTGCAGCTCCTCTGCGCTCACCGGCTCGGTCTTCAACTTCTCGATCTCCTCATACAGGGCTTTCTCACCGTCGGCCGTGGTCTTGCCCGGCTGCATGAAACCGTAGGCGAAGAACACGCCCGCCTGCTCCATCGACTGATACTGGCCGCCCGCCGCCAGTGCCATCTGCTCCTTGTAGACCAGCCGCTGATAGGCGCGTGAGGACTCTCCACCCGACAAGATCGCCGACAACACGTCAAGCGGATAACTGTCGGGATGGCCCGCCGCCGGCGCGTGGTAACCGGCAATGAAGATCGGCAGTTGCGAGATCTTATGATAATCTACCCGCCGCTCGCCGCGCTGCTCCGGTTCGTTATACACCGGCCGCGGAATCTTCGGATTTCCCGGTATCTTGCCGAAATGCTTCTCGATGATCTTGATCGCCTCCGGCGTGTTGATGTCACCCACGATCACCACCGTGGCGTTGGCGGGGTTGTAATAGGTATGATAGTAGTTCAAGCAATCTTCCAGAGTGATGCTCTCCACATCCTTGCGCCAGCCGATCGTCAGCCAGCCGTAGGAATGCGCCAGGAACACGTTCGCCGTCAATTGCTCCAGCACGTCGCCGAACGGCGAATTGTCGATCCGCTCGTTGCGCTCCTCCAGCACCACCTGCCGTTCCGAGGCCAACTGCGCCTCGGTCAGCGTCAGGTACTGCATCCGGTCAGCCTCCAGCCGCGCCACCAGATCCAGTTGGTCCTTGCCGACCTGCTGGTGGAAGGCAGTCATGTCGTTCGCGGTGAAGGCGTTGATCAGCCCGCCGTTCATCTGCATCAGCCGGTCGTGCTCGCCGTCCGCGAAGTTCTTGCTGCCTTTGAACATCAAATGCTCGAACAGGTGCGAAATGCCGGTGATCCCCGGCCGCTCATTTTTCGAGCCGACGTGATACCAGACGTGGAAGCTGAAAGCCGGCGTCGAGTGATCCTCCAACGTCAGCACCGTCAGCCCGTTCTTCAGCACGTGTTTCTGCACCGGCCACTCCGACACTGTCGCCGCGGCTAACGCCGGCAGTAGCGCCAGGATCATGGCCGCCATCACGAATCTCTTCATTGGTCCTCCACTGGGATATGGACTTCTCAGCAAATATTTCCTGTTCATTATCAGTCGCAGCTATTGAATCGTGAGGTCATACGGCAGCCGCATTTGCAGTCTGGCATCGGTGACTGTCAACGGGCGCAGCAACGCCGACAGCGTTTCCTGATGGCTTCCAGTCAACGCATTCATCACTCCATATGCCAGCCTCGACAACCGCATCGCTAAGCGGCGCTGCGGCCACTCGACCACCTCGTAATAATCGTCCCGAATCCCCGCGCGCTCGCGGGCCAGGTTGATCGCATCAGTCAGGCTCCCGACCGTGTCCGCCAGCCCCAACTCGACTGCGCGACGACCACTCCAGGCACGCCCCTGCGCAACCGCATGCACAGAGTCCGCCGGCAGACCGCGTCCGTCGGCCACCACATCAAGGAAGCGGACATACATATCGTTCACCTGCCTCCGCAGAATCGAACGCTCTTCGAGCGAATATGGTTCCGTCATCGAATAGAAGTTTGCATGCTCGCCCCGCTTGATCGTCTCGGTACGCAAACCCAGCTTGCCGTACAACCCGCTCAAAGTCGGCTTCCCGGCAAATACCCCGATCGAACCCGTAACCGTCTGCGGCTCCGTGATGATCTGATCGGAGGCCGAGGCGATGTAGTATCCCCCCGAGGCGCACACATCCGACATCGAGATGATCACCGGCTTGGCCTGGCGCGCTTCCGCCAACTCGCCCCAAATCAGATCCGAGGCAATCGCGTCTCCGCCCGGCGTGTTCATCCGCATCACGATCGCTTCGATCGCCGGATTTGTCCGCGCCGCCCGAATCGCGCCGCCGACCGTCGCCGCGCCCACGGTGTTGCCCTCAACGTAATCATACCCGGAACTGCCCTTGACGATTCCCCCCTCCACTGCGATCAGCGCAATCTGCGGCGGCTCGCCGAACCGTTCCCGAAACTGCGGCCGGTTGCGATATCTCCCTGCCGGCGTCACGCCGTAGTGATCGCCGTAGAGTTCGGCAATCTTGTTTTCGAGTTCGTGCGGATAGAAGCGTCCGTCCACCAGGCGCAGCGACTCCGCTTGCGTCGACGTGAACGGTCCCTGATCGATGATCGCACGCAGGTGCTC contains:
- a CDS encoding insulinase family protein, yielding MRKRLMIVTSLMVFALAATQVMGAIAMPPMAEKVLDNGLKVVVVQNDEQPVVSMRLLIKSGTAMDPRGKAGLANLTADLLRKGTMTRDATKVSQEIDFVGGSLGANAREDAMNVTCEVLTKHLEVGMDLLADVVLNPTFPADEVERLRKQTIAGLMSQKDDPGTVAEVQFGQYLFGEHPYGQPGSGTIESVGEITRDDIVNFWKTYFLPNNSVLYIAGAVTAADVLPKIEAKFAGWAKGELPKANFSPANPVRGTKVILVNKPDATNANVKMGHLGIDRLNPDIYAVRLMNYILGGGGFRSRLLIDVRDKRGLTYGISSMYSFNRYPGEFAVTVATRTDSCAPAIAATIDHLNRMRDTDVTAQELSEAKSFYAGFFPRQFETPEQVADQLSIVELYGLEKDYLAKYIDYLNAVTPQQVRVAAQKYLDPNNLLIVVVGKADVLRDKLKQFGQVTELDLSEL
- a CDS encoding diheme cytochrome c-553 is translated as MQPTTAKIVLFLSLIGAALLLITCAQSGSGDQPLTQEQLVKRGEYLVTIGGCNDCHSPKKFGPKGPEPDPSILLSGHPANAGVPELVPGIPNPAGWMAACNAHMTAWVGPWGISFAANLTPDSQTGIGDWEEADFIKAMRTGQHLGMGRDILPPMPWQSIGKSTDADLKAIFAYLKSLPAIPNLVPGPIPPPQSEAPAHN
- a CDS encoding DMT family protein, which produces MGRLSTVLLLIASNFFMTYAWYGHLRDFKAKPLVIVILISWGVAFFEYCLQVPANRIGYQHFNLSQLKVMQEIITMCVFALFSVVYMKEDLKLDFLWAGLCLIGAAYFMFRGMIVPQ
- the lepB gene encoding signal peptidase I: MATEITTIGAARALRRKRQSHIKEYVEAILIAVVIAVILRMFVVQAYRVSSGSMEYTLLEGDFLFVNKFAYRFAEPQLNDIIIFEFPMNPTKDYIKRIVAGPGQVVEIKDKQLLVDGQPVPLLAGMHHSDPDTLPDLYSSRDQFGPMQVPADHYFVLGDNRDDSQDSRFWGFLDKSHIKGKALFIYFSWAPDPNAPNVEPPYIFDFFSAFFYNLGHFFERARFDRMFSML
- a CDS encoding insulinase family protein, which produces MKRFVMAAMILALLPALAAATVSEWPVQKHVLKNGLTVLTLEDHSTPAFSFHVWYHVGSKNERPGITGISHLFEHLMFKGSKNFADGEHDRLMQMNGGLINAFTANDMTAFHQQVGKDQLDLVARLEADRMQYLTLTEAQLASERQVVLEERNERIDNSPFGDVLEQLTANVFLAHSYGWLTIGWRKDVESITLEDCLNYYHTYYNPANATVVIVGDINTPEAIKIIEKHFGKIPGNPKIPRPVYNEPEQRGERRVDYHKISQLPIFIAGYHAPAAGHPDSYPLDVLSAILSGGESSRAYQRLVYKEQMALAAGGQYQSMEQAGVFFAYGFMQPGKTTADGEKALYEEIEKLKTEPVSAEELQKAKNQIEAQFYMGNQSNDAKANQLGYYQTVLGDYKQMFTEADKYNAVTAEDIMRVAKEYLTDRKRTVVTVIQEQQGGGGMMGF
- a CDS encoding diheme cytochrome c-553 yields the protein MKPSTAKFLILFSLSGATLLLITCAQSGSKPLTEAELVQRGAYLVSSGLCNDCHSPKKFTAAGPVPDESILLSGHPASLPALEFPADKLDPNGWAVTANAHFTAWAGPWGVSFTANLTPDEKTGLGSWKVEDFIKAMRSGKHMGTGRDILPPMPWPLIGKMSDDDLKAIFAYLQSLPAVPNLVPGPIPPPAPPAQN
- the lepA gene encoding elongation factor 4 encodes the protein MEHVKYIRNFSIIAHIDHGKSTLADRLLEMTRTINITHKQMLDSMDLEQERGITIKAHAIRMQYKANNGHTYILNLIDTPGHVDFSYEVSRSIAACEGALLVVDASQGIEAQTLSNLYKALDQNLEIIPVINKIDLPHAEPERVADSIENLIGCLRAEILMASAKQGIGIHEILEAIVNRIPPPTTHVKAPLRAMIFDSKFDSYRGAVPYIRVVDGSVKKGDHVRFFSTGIEYEVDEVGHLIIDRVPAKKLAAGEVGYLVCNIRNVSDAKVGDTITHAEHGADTPLPGFKEIKSMVYSGIYPATTERYDQLREALEKLKLNDASLTYEPESSLALGFGFRCGFLGLLHLEIVHERLEREFGVTIVNTVPNVEYHVHTIKGDVVKVDNPSKMPPPLTVDHIEEPFVTAQIITPTEYIGPIMKMIAERRGEFKATHYPDPSRATLEFNLPLSEIIFDFHDKLKSISRGYASLDYDFLEMRASKLVKLDILLNSEPVDALSCLIHHDRAQVWGRKLCKKLQELIPRQMFEVVIQAAIGSRIIARESVRPMRKNVTAKCYGGDISRKRKLLEKQKEGKKKMKQIGSVELPQEAFLAVLQIDRDGE
- a CDS encoding HlyC/CorC family transporter; this encodes MDNAGFEILAIAILILLNGFFAGSEISILAVRKSQIRNLIAQGDKSAKKISELLAQPEDFIATIQVGVTVAGTLGSVLGGRSLVPILQPYFESFKVSPEAAENLAITAVVIILSALFLILGELVPKYLAVSFPEKLALGVAPSVSVFSKIAYLPSKLLSSIARLILRPFGLVDRKVESAHTDEEINLILSEGHDRGDFDQAERDLIRGVFEFADTTVRQAMTPRTRIVGLDLTSRHDDILRKISEEGYSRYPVYEESLDNIKGVVHTKDVINVLVHAQLVILQDLIRPVAFVPDSKLISTQLHEFQRTQQHMAIVLDEFGGTAGLITLEDIVEEIVGEIRDEHDTELEPFILINDRLCQVQASYPLEDFNRMFEVELDEEAANTVGGFVFDHLGKIPRQGERVVIDNLQFEILLVKGPRIERVRVKKLE